The genomic stretch CTCTATGGCAGTGAAGAGAGTTTCTCCCAGGAATTTATGAGCGTTATGAAAcctgtggtgggagagagagggggtgagctaCGATATAAACCCAAAAGGGCCACGTCGTGAcaatgtcatgtttcatgttttgtgtggacctcaggaagagtagttgctgctttcgcaacagctaatgggatcctaataaaaactTTATTAATTAAAACTTAATTATTGTTGAATACAATTTTTTTAAGGGCTTGAAGGGCATTCAAGAGTGTGCATTATTTCTCTATAGCACACAGTATATCAGCATGGTAGATTTCAATGGCAAATTCATGCctacatgttctatgtttgagctgcttttgcgCCTGCAAAAGTCAAATTGAAAACCTTATTGGCCTTGTTGAattcgattttcataatagcaagctaggactgatggtttgttTAGCTAAACTGGTAAGTCTCTGTTTGGTTACTAAGACAACTAcggtagctatctagtaaactacttcagtggatgttgaacacaatTCTACCTATAAATGAACACATTACTAGCAGAAAAATGTGTTAGTTTACAGCAATGTTATTACATGGATAATCAACTCTAGGCTCTGTaaaataatgcaactccgtgGAAGGTCAGTTCCACGCCGCTAGTTCCTTCCACGTTGTTCATTATTTCTCATAGAACGCATAtccctcgttgattatcccttacataaCGCCCCCAAAAAGTCTGTGGTGGTTATAGTGTTAATATCCCCATGTCATCAGTAGAGCCTTCTGGGAGGCTTTTTCATCAGGGTGTAAAAACTTTTGGGCATGGTCATGTTGCTCACAACACAGATTGGTTTTGCTGTGCTTCAGAGGCCATCTTTTATAACCTATTCCGGCTCTGGGGCTGTTATTCCCTACACCACATATAAGAGATGTACTGGTGGTGTCTGTACGAACAATAACTGTAACCATGCTTTCACTGATCACACAATGaattgttgatagtatgaccatctatCTAAATAATCATTCACCTTTATTCCTTGATTAAATCATATCAAATGTTGTGTGTCACGTGTTATGTGTCACAAAGTAACAAATaactaaagagcagcagtaaaataacaatagcgagttctatatacaggggaaccggtacagagtcaatgtgcgggggcaccggttagtctaggtaattgaagtaatatgtagatagagttattaaagttactatgcatagataataacagagagtagcagcagcatagaagatgtgtgtgtgtgtgtgtgtgtatgtgtgtgtgtgtgtgtgggtagaaggggtagaagctgtttagaagcctattggacctagacttggtgcttggtaccgcttgccgtgcagtagcagagtgaacagtctatgactagggtggctgcagtctttgacaattgttagggccttcctatgacaccgcttggtatagaggtcctagttggcaggaagcttggccctggtgattAACACCTCATCTATCATATTGTAGCGGCATTtattagagaggggtaaagaTAAAGATTTTGTTcaggcgccaggcaggtattaaccatgctgaaaggaaaagagtagaatagagagcgtaccactaccagacccacacacatcagcagaagagactgcctagagtgtagcctgtttaccagatagccagtggagagaagagagaagacacaCCATATAAACCCACGTcacagcacaggggtaaccccaCCAATAATACCTcatactataataataataataataataataataatggcagAGCAGTTGAATGGCAACTTCATAGAAACAATTTACAAGAaagaacccagtcatcaacagaGGATTTGCAATAATCTGCATTACCTTCCAGTGGAGAagtgcagagggtatgaatgtggggggtgttcatagacacaacaaaggccttaaaaatgtccacaatctcctcggccacatgtcattagtacaccccacctcaatacagttcacataacaatacacaacttgcaagcaacccaaatacttctggcagggaaataatagtccagctctaatgaacttcaatggGAAATGCATTTGAAAAATAGAAAGTCTGCTGCAGGGTAAAGCActgagggaagagaaagagagatcttAGCTGTTGACTTGCAGTTGTACTGGCTTGCAGTTGTACTGTCTGACCGTCTGATGGTTTATTGGCTTGTATGTCAAAGCTTCTCAGCAATGTTGCTACTAAACCATACGATGCAACAAGGACTTCTGCAgcatagcacaaacacacacacacacacacaatcaaactgtcgcgccaACCAAGAGCTCCACCCCAGTGAGCTGAAAGAGCTGtctttatttcctccttccttactgctgATGAGGTCTTAAAGTGTCCGCGCATGGTGAAGGCTCCGTGTAGGATTTCGCCACAATATGATCATATCTcatattgtgtgtttgtgtgtgtgtgtgtgcatgcatggttgtgtgtgtgtgcggtgggaATTATATCCACCTCCCATTAACTTTACCTTGACACAGGTTGTTTGTCCTCCTCCTGCCAACTTctccttggaacaggttgtttgACCTCCTCCTGCCAACTTctccttggaacaggttgtttgtcctcctcctgtcaacttctccttggaacaggttgtttgtcctccTCCTGCCAACTTCTCCTTGGAACAGGTTGTGTGTCCTCCTCCTGTCAACTTTaccttggaacaggttgtttgtcctccTCCTGTTAACTTCTCAttggaacaggttgtttgtcctcctcctgttaacttctccttggaacaggttgtttgtcctcctcctgccaacttctccttggaacaggttgtttgtcctcctcctgttaacttctccttggaacaggttgtttgtcctcctcctgccaacttctccttggaacaggttgtttgtcctcctcctgtcAACTTTaccttggaacaggttgtttgtcctcctcctgccaacttctccttggaacaggttgtttgtcctcctcctgccaacttctccttggaacaggttgtttgtcctcctcctgtcAACTTTaccttggaacaggttgtttgtcctcctcctgccaacttctccttggaacaggttgtttgtcctcctcctgccaacttctccttggaacaggttgtttgtcctcctcctgttaacttctccttggaacaggttgtttgtcctcctcctgttaacttctccttggaacaggttgtttgtcctcctcctgccaacttctccttggaacaggttgtttgtcctcctcctgttaacttctccttggaacaggttgtttgtcctcctcctgccaacttctccttggaacaggttgtttgtcctcctcctgtcAACTTTaccttggaacaggttgtttgtcctcctcctgccaacttctccttggaacaggttgtttgtcctcctcctgccaacttctccttggaacaggttgtttgtcctcctcctgtcAACTTTaccttggaacaggttgtttgtcctcctcctgccaacttctccttggaacaggttgtttgtcctcctcctgccaacttctccttggaacaggttgtttgtcctcctcctgccaacttctccttggaacaggttgtttgtcaAATATAAATAGCTCATTAATAATTATTTTATGGGGGTTGCTGTTTGCagggctatatactgtatatgaggGGACAAAGTATGTGTTCAACCAAACTGCAACCAGACTTATACCGTAGATCTACAGAGACATCATGAGAGCCACTGCAGCCATCCTATTGATCCTCTGTCTCCTAGCCGCCAGTCATGGTAAGTAACCATCATCTTAAACATGCTTGATCAACTTCGAATTGGTCATCAAGTTGGCTCCATAATTTCATCCTCCTTTTTACTGGTTTACTTTACTCATGTGTCATTGATCTGGTGTCTCCATAGCCTGGGACTGTCAGCCTGTAGTggatatcaagaatctgatgCAGATCGATGCAGGACTGGGGCAAATGGTTGCTACGAACACAAGTCAAACCCCCTACTACCTGGTAGGTGATAAATGGATCACCCTGCCTGGTTCCCTGAAGCATATCACTGTAGAACCAGCAGGGATCTGGGGTATCAACAAGGCAGACTCAATCTACAAGTATGTGGCCGGTAACTGAGTGCAAGCTGCAGGTTAGTGGAGAGCATTACTCAATATTTATCCAGAGGACACCTGCTTCTTAGCTTTCCTGATACCATCAGGCTGTTGAGAAAAGTATTAATGTGTTACATGTTTAACGTAATGCCATTGTAAGTCATTTGGCAGAACTCACAGATACGCACTTCATGTTTGCTTGTCTGTTTGTCTTTGTGGTCTTCAGGCAGTCTGAAGCAAGTGGATGCTGGGGGCAACCAGTTTATTGTGGGGGTCTACATGAAAGATACTTCATTCTGTCTGACAAGTAGTGCCACAGTTGGCTACAAGGGTCCAAGCTCACCCCTTCCATGGACAGGATTGCCAGGAAGTGTGAAGTATTCTAGTTGCGGACCTTTTGGGTGCTGGGCAGTCAACAAGAATGATGATATCTTCTTAATGAGTGTGAGATCTGGGAAAGAGTGTGAGAGCTGGAGCAGAGTAGTAGAGGATGGAGAACCTCAGTTATTTTAAAACTGTTTCATATTATATCTGTTGAAATTGTCCTAAAACCCTGATTGAATCTGTTTTCCAGCTGAATCAAGACTGTCAAAACAACGGGTGGAGTCACATTGATGGCAATCTTTCCATGATTGAAGTGGCAACTGATGGTAGTGTCTTTGGGGTCACCTCTGCGGGTAGTGTTTATACCAGGTAAGGTTGCTACTGAACTATGTGTATGGTTCCACCCTTTTTACACATTATTTCAACACATGATTAAATCATTTTAAAATGACTTGTAATAATAACTTGAATGATAACTCTTATCCTTACTGTACATGCTTTGTGAAGCAAAAAATGTCAATTAATTTATTATCTACGTTTTTAAATTTAAAATCTAAACTTATAACAGACTTATAAAGAAATGTGTAGACCGTGTAAGGTAAAATATGTCAAAGTTGGATCTCCTTTAAAGCTGCAGTTTGGGATACAAAAATATATGGCTATATACAATTATATAAGTCTAACAATGTATGCACTTTATAAAACATTTATGAGCTTTAAATGTGAAACGCCATTTTCAAATAGTGTATGTTGATGTtagggtggtgctggagattatTAATATGAAGTAgcaacatttagaaatgtcccttTAAGATCATAAGGCATGTGAACCCACCTCCTTCTTCAACACAGAGACGGCATCACAGCCAGTAAACCAGAGGGCACTGGATGGAGCCATATCCCAATGTGCATGATAATGAAGCATGTGACCTACGACCTGGGCCGTCTTTGGGTCGTCTCCAAGTCCGGCTTCGCCATGGTGTGCCCACATTAGCCTCTCCTTTTCAGCTGAAGGCCGTTCAGAATCTGACAAGTTCACTTGCTAACTCATTGATGTTGGTTTCTGGAAGAGCCTTCTGCTTGAGAAATGTTATGTTATTTCACAAGATCCCTTAATACAAAAACAAAATTTATTTAACTATACTTTTCAGTACCTTATCTCTATCAATATTAAATCAATGATCTTATTGAGATGATAAAAATGTTCGGTGAAGATTTATTCTCACACACAATTGACCAGCAATAGCATTATTTAAG from Oncorhynchus kisutch isolate 150728-3 unplaced genomic scaffold, Okis_V2 Okis09a-Okis19a_hom, whole genome shotgun sequence encodes the following:
- the LOC116360516 gene encoding fish-egg lectin-like translates to MNIINLVGLADNRMLTKLTLDSGDKVCVQPNCNQTYTVDLQRHHESHCSHPIDPLSPSRQSCLGLSACSGYQESDADRCRTGANGCYEHKSNPLLPGSLKQVDAGGNQFIVGVYMKDTSFCLTSSATVGYKGPSSPLPWTGLPGSVKYSSCGPFGCWAVNKNDDIFLMSLNQDCQNNGWSHIDGNLSMIEVATDGSVFGVTSAGSVYTRDGITASKPEGTGWSHIPMCMIMKHVTYDLGRLWVVSKSGFAMVCPH